One window of Streptococcus troglodytae genomic DNA carries:
- a CDS encoding transporter substrate-binding domain-containing protein translates to MKKKAGTVLAVFIFLILAIFALFSRQQTKKAAAAKKTVTIVAATGGAPKPFTFVKNDKLTGHNIELLKAMFKKLPQYQLKIEKTKFESIFSGLNSDRYQIGVNNFAKNAEREKNYLFTDPIFKNAYVVIFKKNSPLTKKVDSWSDLNGLSTVGSTGVNTTTAIEEYNKKHTHKKIDFHYSAEDLASQLRSIESGKYDFLLMDKPMFDYYQKEFKYNLETKSVSGSLKKELLAEPYSYLIVSKGNQRLVKDINKALKEVVKDGTSKKINEKYFGEDYSPTYK, encoded by the coding sequence ATGAAGAAGAAAGCAGGAACAGTACTGGCGGTTTTTATTTTTTTGATTTTGGCAATTTTTGCTCTTTTTAGTCGACAGCAAACTAAAAAAGCAGCAGCTGCAAAGAAAACAGTGACGATTGTTGCTGCGACCGGCGGAGCCCCCAAACCTTTTACCTTTGTTAAAAATGATAAATTGACAGGGCACAATATTGAATTATTAAAGGCCATGTTTAAAAAGCTGCCTCAGTATCAATTAAAAATCGAAAAGACAAAATTTGAATCTATTTTTTCAGGTCTTAATTCAGATCGCTATCAAATTGGTGTGAATAATTTTGCTAAAAATGCTGAGCGTGAGAAAAATTATCTTTTTACAGATCCCATTTTTAAAAATGCCTATGTTGTTATTTTTAAGAAAAATAGTCCTTTAACTAAGAAGGTTGATTCATGGTCAGATTTAAATGGTCTGTCAACTGTTGGCTCAACAGGCGTTAATACGACAACTGCCATTGAAGAATACAATAAAAAACATACTCATAAAAAAATTGATTTTCATTATTCAGCGGAGGATTTGGCATCACAACTGCGCTCTATTGAAAGTGGCAAATATGATTTCTTGTTGATGGATAAGCCGATGTTTGATTATTATCAAAAAGAATTTAAATATAATCTGGAAACAAAGTCTGTCTCTGGCTCTCTTAAAAAGGAACTTTTAGCAGAACCTTACAGTTATTTAATTGTTTCAAAAGGTAATCAAAGACTTGTTAAAGATATCAATAAAGCTTTAAAAGAAGTTGTCAAGGATGGGACTTCTAAGAAAATTAATGAAAAATATTTTGGAGAGGATTATTCTCCAACGTATAAGTAG
- a CDS encoding amino acid ABC transporter ATP-binding protein codes for MLEIKNLSKQFGDKLVLDNVSLTVNKGDVVVILGPSGSGKTTFLRCLNHLEKADQGHLTLDGQSYDLATLNRKEILTIRQKTAFVFQHYNLFANKTALENILEGLITARKIPKEQAIQIAEQALEKVGLLSYKNYYPSQLSGGQQQRIGIARAIAVKPDLIFFDEPTSALDPELIGDVLGVMKQLAEEGVTMIVVTHEMSFAKDVANHVVFMDGGHIIEEASPKEFFSKPKEDRTRRFLARILSDDSYSVDYIL; via the coding sequence ATGTTAGAAATAAAAAATTTATCAAAACAATTTGGAGATAAACTTGTTCTTGACAATGTTAGTTTGACTGTTAACAAGGGAGATGTTGTCGTTATTTTGGGTCCTAGCGGTTCAGGAAAAACAACTTTTTTGCGCTGTCTTAATCATTTGGAAAAAGCAGATCAGGGACATTTAACTTTGGATGGACAATCATATGATTTGGCAACACTTAATCGTAAAGAAATTTTGACTATTCGCCAAAAGACGGCCTTTGTTTTTCAACACTATAATCTTTTTGCTAATAAAACCGCTTTGGAGAATATTTTAGAAGGCTTAATTACTGCAAGAAAGATTCCCAAAGAACAAGCGATTCAAATTGCAGAACAAGCTCTTGAAAAAGTAGGCTTATTGAGTTATAAAAATTATTATCCTAGTCAATTATCCGGTGGTCAGCAGCAAAGAATTGGGATTGCACGTGCCATTGCGGTCAAGCCAGATCTAATCTTTTTTGATGAACCAACATCGGCACTTGATCCTGAATTGATTGGTGATGTTTTGGGTGTCATGAAGCAATTGGCTGAGGAAGGCGTTACCATGATTGTGGTCACGCATGAAATGAGCTTTGCTAAAGATGTGGCCAATCATGTTGTTTTTATGGATGGTGGGCACATCATTGAAGAAGCTTCGCCAAAAGAATTTTTCTCGAAACCTAAAGAAGATAGAACGCGTCGCTTTTTAGCACGGATTTTGTCTGATGATAGTTACTCAGTTGATTATATATTGTAA
- a CDS encoding amino acid ABC transporter permease, translating into MDFSYIFHTFLLSLKGVPVTLAIMMVSILLSFLPALFLALGRIYKVKGVTTFSIIYLAFIRATPPILLILFFYSLLPSVLNTILKSSGLDIFKLNPIYYAFIIFSLMTTGSLSEILRSAILTVDKGQLEAAQSIGLTTTQSYLRIVFPQALRSALPNLCNLVINIVKGTSLVFVMTVKDITAIAKVEAAHGYQYFESYLVIFIIYIIICGLIQWSFSALEKRFA; encoded by the coding sequence ATGGATTTTTCTTATATTTTTCATACATTTTTACTTTCCTTAAAAGGTGTTCCTGTAACTTTAGCCATCATGATGGTCTCTATACTGCTGAGCTTTTTACCGGCTTTGTTTTTGGCTTTGGGTAGAATTTACAAGGTAAAAGGTGTGACGACTTTTTCGATTATCTATCTAGCTTTTATTAGAGCAACACCGCCTATTCTTTTGATTCTCTTTTTTTACAGTCTTTTACCCAGTGTTTTAAATACCATTTTAAAATCAAGCGGATTGGATATTTTTAAACTTAATCCTATTTATTATGCTTTTATTATCTTTAGTCTAATGACAACAGGAAGTCTATCAGAAATTTTACGCTCTGCTATTTTAACGGTTGATAAGGGGCAGCTGGAAGCAGCTCAGTCTATTGGTTTAACAACGACACAAAGTTATCTTAGAATTGTTTTCCCGCAGGCTTTGAGGTCTGCTCTTCCCAATCTTTGTAATTTGGTGATTAATATTGTTAAGGGAACTTCACTTGTTTTTGTCATGACAGTTAAGGATATTACAGCTATAGCTAAGGTTGAAGCAGCACATGGCTATCAATATTTTGAATCTTATCTTGTGATTTTCATTATTTATATTATTATCTGTGGTTTGATTCAGTGGAGCTTTTCAGCTTTAGAAAAGCGTTTTGCTTAA
- a CDS encoding amino acid ABC transporter permease: MVSYTPSYVFKFLPTILNALPLTLWVIFLTVLLGSLLGAGLAWAQMDSKSSRAAFAKGYVFILRCTPPIVLLFLVFYGLPEFLTWWLHLDVDDWPRTIFVVVTMVLLFAASISEVFKSAYLAVPKGQLEAGLSIGLTGFQTFKRILLPQTFKIALPNITTAILNLMKDAALAYTIGLVDVMGAGNLIISRNLGNYSLETYTAVALIYWGIALVLSLVSHFMEHSLNKGNA, encoded by the coding sequence ATGGTTTCTTATACACCATCTTATGTTTTTAAATTTTTACCAACTATTTTAAATGCTCTTCCTTTAACGTTGTGGGTCATTTTTTTAACTGTTCTTTTGGGTTCTTTATTAGGAGCAGGACTAGCTTGGGCACAAATGGATTCTAAAAGCAGCAGGGCAGCCTTTGCTAAAGGATATGTTTTTATTTTGAGATGCACACCCCCGATTGTTTTGTTGTTTCTAGTCTTTTACGGTTTGCCAGAATTTCTGACTTGGTGGCTTCATTTGGATGTTGACGATTGGCCGCGCACTATTTTTGTTGTTGTAACTATGGTATTACTATTTGCGGCTTCAATTTCTGAAGTTTTCAAATCAGCTTATTTAGCTGTACCTAAAGGGCAATTAGAAGCCGGTCTCAGTATTGGTTTAACTGGCTTTCAAACCTTTAAGCGTATTCTTTTGCCACAGACTTTTAAAATCGCCTTACCCAATATAACGACTGCCATTTTAAATTTGATGAAAGATGCAGCTCTAGCCTATACAATCGGTTTAGTGGATGTCATGGGAGCAGGGAATTTAATTATCAGCCGAAATTTGGGCAATTATTCCTTGGAAACTTATACAGCTGTTGCCCTTATTTATTGGGGAATTGCCTTAGTTTTATCACTAGTATCACATTTTATGGAACACAGTCTTAATAAAGGAAATGCTTAG
- a CDS encoding uroporphyrinogen decarboxylase family protein, translating to MANSKKEWVLKAFKGEKVDKVPVGFWYHFLAEEEFGQGLNNPELFKKNLQGHQKFIKEVEPDFIKLMSDGFFTYPNELIHKNVTSIQELANISSIGDNHPWFDQQVQLVKAIKESFTEDIVAIYNIFAPVTYLKWQLSGQVAHGDAIIAQFLKEDAQTLKKVLNVIAGDIAILTKKIIEEAGIEGVYFSVQSIQDSNVTSEDYRNYITPSDLTIIEAAQQVQGLTVLHICGYEGASNDIKLFKDYPAQVFNWAVGPEGISLAQGRKLFGGKTVLGGFVNTKDGILYKGSKDDIQTEVRKLLQESGPLATVIGADCTIPSDIAAERIAWVKEAVTL from the coding sequence ATGGCAAACAGTAAGAAAGAATGGGTCTTAAAGGCTTTTAAAGGTGAAAAGGTAGACAAAGTTCCTGTTGGTTTTTGGTATCATTTTTTAGCAGAAGAAGAATTTGGACAAGGTCTCAATAATCCAGAACTTTTTAAGAAGAATCTTCAAGGGCATCAAAAATTTATTAAAGAAGTAGAACCTGATTTTATCAAATTGATGAGCGATGGTTTTTTCACTTATCCTAACGAATTGATTCATAAAAATGTTACGTCAATTCAAGAATTAGCTAATATTTCTTCTATTGGTGACAATCACCCTTGGTTTGATCAACAAGTGCAGTTAGTTAAGGCTATTAAAGAAAGTTTTACTGAAGATATTGTGGCTATTTATAATATTTTTGCTCCAGTCACTTATCTTAAGTGGCAATTATCGGGACAGGTAGCTCACGGTGATGCCATTATTGCTCAGTTTTTGAAGGAAGATGCCCAAACTTTAAAAAAGGTTTTAAATGTCATCGCTGGGGACATTGCTATCTTGACGAAAAAAATTATTGAAGAAGCTGGTATTGAAGGGGTTTATTTCAGTGTACAATCCATTCAAGACAGCAATGTAACGTCTGAGGACTATCGGAACTATATTACACCTAGCGATTTGACCATTATTGAGGCTGCTCAGCAAGTTCAAGGTCTAACTGTTCTTCATATCTGTGGTTATGAAGGAGCAAGCAATGATATCAAACTCTTCAAGGATTATCCAGCTCAAGTCTTTAATTGGGCTGTTGGTCCGGAAGGTATCAGTTTAGCTCAAGGCCGTAAACTTTTTGGCGGTAAAACCGTTTTGGGAGGGTTTGTTAACACTAAAGACGGTATTCTCTATAAAGGAAGTAAGGATGACATTCAAACTGAAGTAAGAAAACTCTTGCAAGAGTCTGGTCCGTTAGCCACTGTTATAGGAGCAGATTGTACGATTCCAAGTGATATTGCTGCTGAGCGTATTGCTTGGGTTAAAGAAGCGGTAACTTTATAA
- a CDS encoding LysR family transcriptional regulator: MNFQQCRYVEAIANTGSFSEAAKKLYVTQPNLSSSIKELENDLGVQLFIRSNTGARLTDDGYDFLKYAKRILGEADLLKKRYQDNYKKSFTISSHHYDFLSIPLLEIAEKFKNDYQHFHLNETTTKKVLESVLHFESDLGILYLNSDNRHILERYFKQHDLTFTALGEFPTRIFLRKGHPLAQQKVIEKVQLKDYKQVRFRQEISGLNFDEDTLDIPENQSVFYSNDRGTIMNILCGSDAYASGLGIVNSFIKDQIVLIPLKDSKMHTLGFVSNKRKQETDITQQFITAVKNSLRTYESGAQL, translated from the coding sequence ATGAATTTTCAACAATGCCGTTATGTTGAGGCTATTGCCAATACAGGTTCTTTTAGCGAGGCCGCTAAAAAACTTTATGTCACACAGCCCAATCTTTCCTCTTCAATTAAAGAGTTAGAAAATGACTTAGGAGTACAGCTTTTTATTCGCTCTAATACGGGTGCTCGCCTAACAGATGATGGTTATGATTTTCTTAAGTATGCTAAACGCATTTTGGGAGAAGCTGACCTTCTTAAAAAACGTTACCAAGACAACTACAAAAAGAGCTTTACCATTAGTTCGCATCATTATGATTTTCTATCCATTCCGCTTCTTGAAATAGCCGAAAAATTCAAAAATGACTACCAACATTTTCACCTGAATGAAACAACAACCAAAAAAGTGCTAGAGAGTGTCTTACATTTTGAAAGTGATTTAGGTATTCTTTATCTTAACAGCGATAACCGTCATATTCTAGAACGTTATTTTAAGCAGCATGATCTCACCTTTACAGCTCTTGGAGAGTTTCCAACACGTATTTTCCTTAGAAAAGGACATCCACTCGCCCAGCAAAAGGTCATTGAAAAAGTGCAATTAAAAGATTATAAACAGGTCCGTTTCAGACAAGAAATTTCAGGACTCAACTTTGACGAAGATACCCTTGATATTCCTGAAAATCAATCTGTCTTTTACAGTAATGATCGCGGTACTATCATGAATATTCTCTGTGGTTCTGATGCTTATGCTTCAGGATTGGGTATTGTTAACAGTTTTATCAAGGATCAAATTGTTCTAATCCCTCTTAAAGACAGTAAAATGCATACTCTTGGTTTTGTTAGCAATAAACGTAAACAAGAAACTGATATTACTCAGCAATTCATTACTGCTGTTAAAAACAGTCTTAGAACATACGAAAGTGGAGCACAATTGTGA
- a CDS encoding DUF1304 domain-containing protein has translation MSIIKILIIILVALEFFYIMYLETLATQSTKTSQVFGMTQEKLGEKEIDTLFKNQGIYNGLLGLGLLYGLAFNTAIILPILIYIILVAAYGAYSSNPKILLTQGGLAIIAALLYLF, from the coding sequence ATGTCAATTATTAAAATACTTATTATCATTCTAGTCGCTTTAGAATTCTTTTACATTATGTATCTGGAAACTTTAGCCACACAGTCTACAAAGACGTCTCAAGTCTTTGGCATGACTCAAGAAAAATTAGGTGAAAAAGAAATTGATACACTGTTTAAAAATCAAGGTATTTATAATGGTCTTCTTGGTTTAGGCCTGCTTTATGGTTTGGCTTTTAATACAGCTATCATTTTACCAATCTTGATTTACATTATTCTTGTTGCTGCGTATGGTGCTTATAGCAGCAATCCAAAAATTTTGCTGACACAGGGAGGGTTAGCCATTATCGCTGCACTACTTTATCTCTTTTAA
- a CDS encoding response regulator transcription factor, which yields MSLTILLAEDEEQLSRVYTAALKHQGYQVDQVYNGQDAIEKAHENAYDVFILDIMMPVKTGLEALREIRASGDHTHAIMLTAMSEIEDKVTGLEAGADDYLTKPISLKELLARLASLERRLDSFTDKVLTFGSVKLDLAQQEMVSGNSIRLAGKESKLMAFFMLNPNKSLSTKEIFQHVWAKDDDPEIDEGYVFIYISYLRQKLKSIKANLAIMGEENGDFTLVRIGR from the coding sequence ATGTCTTTGACGATTTTACTAGCAGAAGACGAAGAGCAGTTATCACGTGTTTACACAGCAGCACTAAAGCATCAAGGTTATCAAGTTGATCAAGTTTATAATGGACAAGATGCTATCGAAAAAGCACACGAAAATGCTTATGATGTCTTTATTTTAGATATCATGATGCCAGTCAAAACAGGTCTGGAAGCTTTGCGTGAGATTCGTGCCAGTGGGGATCATACGCATGCTATTATGTTGACAGCTATGTCGGAAATTGAAGACAAAGTAACGGGTTTAGAGGCAGGTGCTGATGATTATTTAACCAAACCTATTTCTTTAAAGGAACTTTTGGCGCGTCTGGCTTCCTTAGAGCGGCGTCTGGATAGTTTTACAGATAAAGTTTTAACTTTTGGCAGTGTCAAACTTGATCTTGCCCAGCAGGAAATGGTATCAGGCAATTCTATTCGTTTAGCAGGAAAAGAATCAAAGTTAATGGCTTTTTTTATGCTCAATCCTAATAAATCTTTATCAACTAAGGAAATTTTTCAGCACGTTTGGGCAAAAGATGATGATCCTGAAATTGATGAAGGTTATGTCTTTATCTATATTTCTTATCTTAGACAAAAACTAAAATCTATTAAGGCAAATCTTGCTATTATGGGAGAAGAGAATGGCGATTTTACCTTGGTTAGAATTGGCAGGTGA
- a CDS encoding GTP pyrophosphokinase, translating into MSQETIYGKYQAYLSQILDHFSQKIQEENQRVKSDTGFKLFEHFLARIKTNESMIEKCQRKQLPLTAQSALKEIRDAIGIRIVCGFVDDIYKMVAILKALDGVSIYNEKDYIYNAKPNGYRSYHLILEIETPFEDCLGQQPGKYFVEVQLRTIAMDSWASLEHQMKYKHDIKNPERIAKELKRCADELASCDLSMQTIRNLIVGSGE; encoded by the coding sequence ATGTCACAAGAAACAATCTATGGGAAATATCAAGCTTATTTGTCTCAGATTTTAGATCATTTCAGTCAAAAAATCCAAGAGGAAAATCAACGCGTAAAATCAGATACTGGTTTTAAACTGTTTGAACATTTTCTTGCACGTATAAAGACCAATGAGAGTATGATTGAGAAATGTCAGCGTAAACAATTGCCTCTAACGGCACAGTCGGCTCTAAAAGAAATTCGTGATGCGATTGGCATTCGCATTGTCTGCGGTTTTGTTGACGATATTTATAAAATGGTTGCTATCCTTAAAGCATTAGATGGTGTCAGCATCTATAATGAAAAAGATTACATTTACAATGCTAAACCTAATGGTTATCGTTCTTACCATTTGATTTTAGAAATAGAAACGCCATTTGAGGATTGCTTGGGACAGCAACCGGGAAAATATTTTGTTGAAGTTCAGTTGAGAACAATAGCTATGGATTCTTGGGCTAGTTTGGAGCACCAGATGAAATACAAACACGACATCAAAAATCCAGAGCGCATTGCTAAAGAATTAAAGCGCTGTGCGGATGAGTTAGCTTCTTGTGATCTCTCTATGCAGACCATCCGAAATTTGATTGTAGGAAGTGGTGAATAA
- the tpx gene encoding thiol peroxidase, with protein sequence MTTFNGNTVTLAGKKLQVGDTAPDFSLTDTDLSKKTLADFAGQKKVISVVPSIDTGVCDAQTRRFNQELSDADNTVVITVSVDLPFAQARWCGAAGLNDAITLSDYYDYSFGKAYGLLINELHLLGRAVFVLDENNNITYLEYLDEMTNHPNYDAALAAVK encoded by the coding sequence ATGACAACTTTTAATGGAAATACAGTGACGCTTGCTGGTAAGAAATTGCAGGTTGGTGATACAGCACCTGATTTTTCTCTGACAGATACTGATTTGTCTAAAAAAACTTTGGCAGATTTTGCTGGTCAGAAAAAAGTGATTAGTGTTGTGCCATCTATTGATACAGGCGTTTGTGATGCACAAACACGTCGTTTTAATCAGGAGTTATCAGATGCTGATAATACTGTTGTCATCACTGTATCGGTTGATTTGCCATTTGCACAAGCACGCTGGTGCGGTGCAGCTGGTTTGAATGATGCCATAACCTTGTCAGATTACTATGATTATTCGTTTGGAAAGGCTTATGGTTTATTGATTAATGAACTCCATCTGCTTGGACGTGCTGTTTTTGTTCTTGATGAAAATAATAACATTACCTATCTTGAATATTTAGATGAAATGACTAATCATCCCAATTATGACGCTGCCCTTGCAGCAGTGAAATAA
- a CDS encoding ABC transporter ATP-binding protein — protein MENKKKSLLSQMAPYLKGYKALFGLAVIFTIVSSTITVIGPDRLKEMTDTMTKGLAGKIDLDKIGEIALTLALLYFAGALVSYTASFIVSTLIQKFSQRLRNAIADKINKVPLKYFDSHSQGDTLSRVTNDVDLMTQSFNQSLVSMVAATILLIGSIFMMIKTNGALAATAILSVFAGFAVSTVIMAKSQPLFKKQQANLADVSGYVEEVYSGHNVVSSYNAIQQSKKQFEKLNDQLFASMWKSQFFSGIMMPLMQFIGNFGYVMVCIVGATMAINGDITMGTIVAFMTYVRIFTQPIAQIAQGITQLQSANAAMGRVFEFLDEEEVEDENHKVKQLEKVEGNVNFDNVFFGYSPDKTIIHDFSAHAKAGQKIAIVGPTGAGKTTIVNLLMRFYEVDRGMISIDGVNIHDMTREEVHDAFAMVLQDTWLFEGTVKENLIYNQKHITDEQVIAAAKAVGVHHFIKTLPKGYDTILDDSVTLSVGQKQLLTIARALLKDAPLLILDEATSSVDTRTEELIQRAMDRLMEGRTSFVIAHRLSTIRNADLILVMRDGNIIEQGSHDQLMAKNGFYADLYNSQFTEEAA, from the coding sequence ATGGAAAATAAGAAGAAATCATTATTAAGCCAAATGGCTCCTTACCTTAAAGGCTATAAGGCTTTATTCGGACTTGCTGTCATTTTTACTATCGTTTCAAGTACGATTACCGTTATTGGACCTGACCGGTTGAAAGAGATGACAGATACCATGACCAAAGGGCTGGCAGGAAAAATTGATTTAGATAAAATCGGTGAGATTGCTCTAACCTTGGCTCTCTTATACTTTGCTGGTGCTTTGGTTTCTTATACTGCTAGCTTTATTGTGTCCACTTTGATTCAAAAGTTTTCGCAACGTCTGCGCAATGCCATTGCAGATAAAATCAATAAGGTACCGCTCAAATATTTTGACAGCCATTCACAAGGAGATACCTTGTCTCGAGTGACCAATGATGTGGATTTAATGACACAGTCTTTCAACCAAAGTTTAGTTTCAATGGTAGCAGCTACGATTCTCCTGATTGGCTCTATTTTCATGATGATTAAAACCAATGGAGCTCTTGCAGCGACTGCTATTTTGTCTGTTTTTGCTGGTTTTGCGGTATCCACTGTTATCATGGCCAAGAGTCAGCCGCTTTTTAAGAAGCAACAAGCTAATCTAGCCGATGTCAGCGGTTATGTTGAAGAGGTCTATTCAGGTCATAATGTGGTTTCTAGTTATAATGCGATTCAGCAAAGCAAGAAGCAGTTTGAAAAATTGAATGACCAATTATTTGCAAGTATGTGGAAATCACAATTCTTTTCTGGAATTATGATGCCCCTTATGCAATTCATCGGAAATTTTGGGTATGTCATGGTCTGTATTGTCGGTGCTACCATGGCTATTAACGGCGATATTACCATGGGAACGATTGTTGCCTTTATGACTTACGTCCGTATTTTTACTCAGCCCATTGCGCAGATTGCTCAAGGAATCACTCAATTGCAATCAGCTAATGCTGCTATGGGACGTGTCTTTGAATTTCTTGATGAGGAAGAAGTAGAAGACGAAAACCATAAAGTCAAACAACTTGAAAAAGTTGAAGGAAACGTTAACTTTGACAATGTTTTCTTTGGTTATAGTCCTGATAAAACCATCATTCATGATTTCTCGGCTCATGCCAAGGCTGGTCAAAAAATTGCTATTGTAGGACCGACTGGTGCGGGTAAGACAACAATTGTTAACTTGCTTATGCGTTTCTATGAAGTTGATAGAGGGATGATTTCTATTGACGGTGTTAATATCCATGATATGACACGAGAAGAAGTGCATGATGCCTTTGCCATGGTACTCCAAGATACTTGGCTCTTTGAAGGTACAGTTAAGGAAAATCTGATTTATAATCAAAAACATATTACTGATGAGCAAGTGATTGCAGCAGCTAAGGCAGTTGGTGTTCATCATTTCATCAAGACTTTACCTAAGGGTTATGATACTATTTTAGATGATTCGGTCACCTTATCAGTCGGTCAAAAACAACTCTTGACCATTGCACGTGCTCTCCTTAAAGATGCACCGCTTCTGATACTTGATGAAGCAACTTCCTCTGTTGATACTCGTACGGAAGAACTTATTCAAAGGGCTATGGATCGTTTGATGGAGGGGCGGACATCATTCGTTATTGCCCATCGTCTGTCAACTATTCGCAATGCTGATCTTATCCTTGTCATGAGAGATGGTAATATTATTGAACAAGGCAGCCATGACCAATTGATGGCAAAAAATGGCTTTTATGCCGATCTCTATAATAGTCAATTTACAGAAGAAGCGGCTTGA
- the queC gene encoding 7-cyano-7-deazaguanine synthase QueC: MKRQSALVVFSGGQDSTTCLFWAMKHYEYVETVTFSYGQRHSQELEVAKEIAAEQGVKHHILDMSLLGQITENALTSDIAIETKDGEVPNTFVDGRNHLFLSFAAVLAKQRNIKDIVTGVCQTDFSGYPDCRDVFVKSLNVTLNLAMDYEFVIQTPLMWLDKAETWELADRLGKFDYVRQKTLTCYNGIRGTGCGQCPACHLRQAGLEKYLSQKGKINVLSSKRN; the protein is encoded by the coding sequence ATGAAACGTCAATCAGCTCTTGTTGTCTTTAGTGGCGGTCAGGATTCAACTACCTGCCTTTTTTGGGCAATGAAGCATTATGAATATGTCGAAACGGTTACCTTTTCCTATGGCCAACGTCACAGTCAAGAATTAGAGGTTGCCAAGGAAATTGCTGCAGAACAAGGCGTGAAACACCATATCCTTGATATGTCTTTACTGGGACAAATAACAGAAAATGCCTTAACTTCTGACATAGCTATAGAAACAAAAGACGGTGAAGTCCCCAATACTTTTGTTGATGGCAGAAATCATCTCTTTCTTTCCTTTGCTGCAGTCCTTGCCAAACAGCGCAATATAAAAGATATTGTCACCGGAGTCTGTCAAACAGATTTTTCAGGTTATCCTGACTGTCGTGATGTTTTTGTCAAGTCTCTCAATGTTACCTTAAATCTTGCTATGGATTATGAATTTGTCATTCAGACACCTTTGATGTGGCTAGATAAAGCGGAAACATGGGAACTGGCAGACCGATTAGGGAAATTTGATTACGTTCGTCAAAAGACTCTGACCTGCTACAATGGTATTCGCGGGACAGGCTGCGGACAATGCCCAGCCTGCCATTTACGTCAAGCTGGACTTGAAAAATATCTTAGTCAGAAAGGAAAAATTAATGTTCTTAGCTCCAAAAGAAATTAA
- the queD gene encoding 6-carboxytetrahydropterin synthase QueD, which translates to MFLAPKEIKKETGESLVYCPKRVLVSKEFTFDAAHHLFNYEGKCKALHGHTYHLQIAVSAFLDERGMAYDFRDLKRIYQEYLEPKLDHRYLNESLPYMNTTAENMVYWIYKTIEKALTDERGLQMERVRLYETPSAYAEFRREWDLKS; encoded by the coding sequence ATGTTCTTAGCTCCAAAAGAAATTAAAAAAGAGACAGGAGAATCACTCGTTTACTGTCCCAAACGCGTTCTTGTATCTAAAGAATTCACCTTTGATGCTGCCCATCATCTCTTCAATTATGAAGGGAAATGCAAAGCCTTACATGGACATACTTATCATTTACAAATCGCTGTTAGTGCTTTTCTTGATGAGCGCGGAATGGCTTATGATTTTAGAGACTTGAAAAGGATTTACCAAGAATATTTAGAACCAAAACTAGACCACCGCTACCTTAATGAAAGTCTGCCCTACATGAATACAACTGCTGAAAACATGGTTTATTGGATTTACAAAACAATCGAGAAAGCTTTAACTGATGAGCGCGGTTTGCAAATGGAACGCGTCCGTCTCTACGAAACACCCTCAGCTTATGCTGAATTTAGAAGAGAATGGGACTTAAAATCATGA